A genomic segment from Rhodospirillales bacterium encodes:
- a CDS encoding DUF2336 domain-containing protein: MLYNFRIYTSVSLSFRLPTRRRIDLRDQPKKTDVERESPPGNRWRSSTLSGAFRTVDPTALQALARQATTASRSELAERIVGLFGNPIYELGDDARAMAYDILHAVVRDIEMATRQVIARRLAERPDVPRDLILFLANDAIEVAFPVLVKSGLLNDADLIEVIRSHTLEHALAVAARPTLSPSVTDALVATDAEDVIVEVLKNQGSQFAPKTMAHLVEKSRQSRPLREPILMRREMTPELALRMFLWVTAALREHILSHFDFDRDAIKQLCDQIASEEIENFMAVPKGVKGDFSKKLTALIKEKGQLTPEMLVLALREGDVITFTGIFTRLTDIPNHIVDRLLFDSTGRGLAVACKSVGMGKVVFMSLFTLAQKIRGEVDGLVKQRLQAASEFFDALSQVHAVDVVGQWRKGADYVASIRALSERVRTVAH; the protein is encoded by the coding sequence ATGCTCTATAATTTTCGTATTTATACGTCCGTTAGCCTATCCTTCCGCCTACCGACGCGACGAAGGATAGACTTGAGGGATCAACCAAAAAAAACGGACGTTGAAAGGGAATCGCCGCCGGGCAACCGGTGGCGCAGTAGCACCTTGAGCGGCGCCTTCCGGACAGTCGACCCCACAGCCTTGCAAGCGCTCGCTCGCCAGGCGACGACGGCGAGTCGCTCGGAACTTGCCGAGCGCATCGTCGGCCTGTTCGGCAACCCCATTTACGAACTCGGCGACGACGCGCGGGCGATGGCCTACGACATATTGCACGCGGTCGTGCGCGACATCGAGATGGCGACGCGCCAAGTCATTGCCCGCCGTCTCGCCGAACGGCCGGACGTGCCGCGCGATTTGATCCTCTTTCTCGCCAACGACGCGATCGAAGTCGCGTTTCCGGTGCTGGTCAAGTCCGGCTTGCTTAACGATGCCGATCTGATCGAAGTGATCCGTTCGCACACGCTCGAACACGCGCTGGCGGTCGCGGCACGGCCTACCTTGAGCCCGTCGGTGACCGACGCCCTGGTCGCGACCGACGCCGAGGATGTGATCGTCGAGGTGCTTAAGAATCAAGGCTCGCAATTCGCTCCGAAGACCATGGCCCACCTGGTCGAAAAATCGCGCCAGAGCCGACCGCTGCGCGAACCGATCCTGATGCGCCGGGAGATGACGCCGGAACTGGCGCTGCGCATGTTCCTGTGGGTCACGGCCGCCTTGCGCGAACACATTCTCAGCCATTTCGATTTCGACCGGGATGCGATCAAACAGCTGTGCGATCAAATCGCGTCGGAAGAAATCGAGAACTTCATGGCCGTGCCTAAAGGCGTGAAAGGCGATTTCTCGAAGAAACTTACCGCGCTCATCAAGGAAAAAGGCCAGTTGACTCCGGAAATGCTGGTTCTCGCCTTGCGCGAAGGCGACGTGATCACCTTCACCGGCATTTTCACCCGCCTGACCGACATCCCGAACCACATCGTCGACCGGCTGTTGTTCGATTCGACCGGCCGGGGACTGGCGGTCGCCTGCAAGAGCGTCGGCATGGGCAAGGTCGTGTTCATGAGCCTTTTCACCCTTGCTCAGAAGATCCGGGGCGAAGTCGACGGCCTGGTCAAGCAACGCCTGCAAGCGGCGTCCGAATTCTTCGACGCTTTGTCCCAGGTGCACGCCGTCGATGTCGTCGGCCAGTGGCGGAAAGGCGCCGACTACGTTGCCTCGATTCGGGCTTTGAGCGAACGGGTGCGTACCGTCGCCCACTAA
- a CDS encoding DUF2336 domain-containing protein: MRSSGGKGTQSNVIKGIVVVQAAAGSGLRESGNTAWRFDPGALQALARQSSTASRSELAQSIAFLFDRPAGELSPEARAVAYDILHAIVRDIEMATRQEIARRLAERPDAPHDLIRFLANDTIEVAFPVLAKSGVLDDADLIEVIRSRTHEHARAIAGRPTLSPSVTDALVATDAEDVIVETLKNPGAEFAAGTIVRLVEKSRHSRPLREPVLMRREMNPELALRMFLWVSTSLREHILRNYKFDRVAVNQLCDQIVAEEIENFARDGVGKHELSKKITTLIKNKGKITPEMLILALREGDVNTFISLFGRMSDLKAHVIDRFLFDPTGRGLAIACKACVTGKIAFVSLFSLAQKIRAEVDGVIKQRVAAAIDFYDALPQKDATDVMDEWRKGADYVGSIRVLTHRMQKLRH; the protein is encoded by the coding sequence ATGCGTAGCTCCGGGGGAAAGGGCACGCAGTCCAATGTGATCAAGGGGATCGTCGTCGTGCAAGCGGCGGCGGGAAGTGGTTTGCGCGAATCCGGCAACACCGCGTGGCGGTTTGACCCCGGCGCCCTGCAGGCGCTGGCCCGCCAATCGTCGACGGCCAGCCGCTCGGAGCTCGCGCAATCCATTGCGTTCCTGTTCGACCGTCCCGCCGGAGAACTCAGTCCCGAGGCGCGGGCGGTGGCCTACGATATCCTGCACGCGATCGTGCGCGACATCGAAATGGCGACGCGCCAGGAGATAGCCCGCCGTCTCGCCGAACGGCCGGATGCGCCGCACGATTTGATCCGCTTTCTTGCCAACGATACGATCGAGGTCGCGTTTCCGGTACTCGCCAAGTCGGGCGTGCTCGACGATGCCGACTTGATCGAGGTCATCCGCTCCCGTACCCACGAACACGCGCGGGCGATCGCCGGGCGGCCCACCTTGAGCCCGTCGGTGACCGACGCCCTGGTCGCGACCGACGCCGAGGACGTGATCGTCGAGACGCTCAAGAATCCGGGCGCGGAATTCGCCGCGGGAACGATCGTGCGCTTGGTCGAAAAGTCGCGCCACAGCCGGCCGCTGCGCGAGCCGGTCCTGATGCGCCGGGAGATGAATCCCGAACTGGCGCTCCGCATGTTCCTCTGGGTGTCGACCAGCCTGCGCGAGCATATCTTGCGGAATTACAAGTTCGACCGCGTTGCGGTCAACCAGCTGTGCGATCAGATCGTGGCCGAAGAAATCGAGAACTTCGCGCGCGACGGTGTCGGCAAGCACGAACTGTCGAAGAAAATCACCACCCTGATCAAGAACAAGGGCAAGATCACCCCGGAAATGCTGATCCTCGCCTTGCGCGAGGGCGACGTGAACACTTTCATTTCCCTGTTCGGCCGCATGTCCGATCTCAAGGCCCACGTCATCGACCGCTTCCTGTTCGATCCCACGGGGCGCGGATTGGCGATCGCATGCAAGGCCTGCGTCACGGGCAAGATCGCTTTCGTGAGCCTCTTCTCTCTCGCCCAGAAGATCCGGGCCGAAGTCGACGGCGTAATCAAGCAACGGGTAGCCGCGGCGATCGATTTCTACGACGCCCTGCCGCAGAAGGACGCGACCGACGTCATGGACGAATGGCGCAAGGGCGCCGATTACGTCGGCTCGATCCGGGTGCTGACGCACCGGATGCAAAAGCTGCGTCATTAG
- a CDS encoding methyltransferase domain-containing protein, with product MLWQIAFETAPEAAPALAEAIEPFCLAVGWFGADTDTVWRVEGVAADPTDRAAIHAACAARALALRTRPPDIRVTVLPERDWTRESLASFRPVQVGRYRIKGTHVAERPRAGVTLTLDAGLAFGTGEHASTCGCLRALDRMARGRIPARGSVYSAPTGARTRRRPARVLDLGCGTGVLAMAAAATWKASRVIASDIDPDATATVAANVRRNRLAGRVRVLRADGFAARALVGRGRFDLVLANILARPLIRLARPIGGALAQGGIAVLAGFVAADAAWVAAPYRTRGFRLVNRIERDGWTTLVMRKRKP from the coding sequence ATGCTCTGGCAAATCGCGTTCGAGACGGCGCCGGAAGCGGCGCCGGCGTTGGCGGAGGCGATCGAACCGTTCTGCCTTGCCGTCGGCTGGTTCGGCGCCGACACCGATACGGTGTGGCGGGTGGAGGGCGTCGCCGCCGATCCGACCGACCGTGCGGCGATTCACGCGGCGTGCGCCGCCCGCGCCCTCGCCTTGCGCACGCGACCGCCGGACATCCGGGTCACGGTGCTGCCGGAGCGGGACTGGACGCGGGAGTCTCTCGCGTCCTTCCGCCCGGTCCAGGTCGGGCGCTACCGGATCAAGGGCACCCATGTCGCCGAGCGTCCCCGCGCCGGCGTTACGCTGACCCTGGACGCAGGTCTTGCCTTCGGCACCGGCGAGCACGCTTCGACGTGCGGGTGTCTCCGGGCGCTCGACCGGATGGCGCGCGGGCGGATCCCCGCGCGCGGATCCGTTTATAGCGCTCCTACCGGAGCGCGGACGCGGCGGCGACCGGCGCGGGTGCTTGACCTCGGCTGCGGAACCGGCGTGCTGGCCATGGCCGCAGCGGCGACGTGGAAAGCGTCTCGGGTGATCGCGTCGGATATCGATCCCGACGCGACGGCGACGGTCGCGGCGAACGTCCGGCGCAATCGGCTCGCGGGGCGAGTCCGCGTGCTCAGGGCCGACGGATTCGCGGCGCGCGCGCTTGTAGGCCGCGGCCGCTTCGATTTGGTGCTCGCCAATATCCTCGCTCGGCCCCTGATCCGGCTTGCCCGGCCGATCGGGGGTGCCTTGGCGCAGGGCGGAATCGCGGTTCTGGCGGGTTTTGTCGCGGCGGATGCCGCGTGGGTGGCGGCACCCTACCGCACGCGCGGATTCCGTCTCGTCAACCGGATCGAACGCGACGGATGGACGACGCTGGTGATGAGGAAACGAAAGCCGTGA
- a CDS encoding DNA helicase II: MAESLPLPRPADTSAAPPRPVPPRLLEPLNPSQREAVEATEGPVLVLAGAGTGKTRVLTTRLAYLLLSGRARPNEILAVTFTNKAAREMRERVARLLGRPVEGWWVGTFHALAARILRAHAEAVGLRSDYTILDEDDQVRLLKQLIEARHLDEKRWPARALNAVIQRWKDRGLTPARVSSAEGAGAADGRALEIYADYQERLKALNAADFGDLLLHNLEIFRTVPEIAARYQRQFRYLLVDEYQDSNVAQYLWLRLLAQKHRNLCCVGDDDQSIYSWRGAEIGNILRFEADFPGARVVRLERNYRSTPHILAAASGLIAHNRGRLGKTLWTDSDDAGEKIRIIGVWDGEAEARAVCEEIESLHGRGHALNDMAILVRASFQTREFEERLVSLAIPYRVVGGMRFYERAEIRDGLAYLRVVAQPADDLAFERIVNVPRRGLGPATLQTVHLLARNEGLPLLESARRLVATDELKPKVRSTLAALVRDFDRWRGLVGAVPHGELAGQVLEESGYVAMLKADRSPEAPGRLENLKELVAAIEEFGSLGAFLEHVALVTDNDAADSEDKVSLMTLHGAKGLEFATVFLPGWEEGLFPHQRALDEGGESALEEERRLAYVGLTRAKRRAYITFAANRRVYNQWQTALSSRFIAELPEEHVQHTAEAGLYSRSGGGAWHDRGRRNGLAEEGVADGRSALRRAWNARVSGRAADVERHFAVGARVFHPKFGYGRIRSTDGDRLEIDFEKAGAKRVLAGFVENA, encoded by the coding sequence ATGGCCGAATCGCTGCCTTTGCCCCGACCTGCGGACACCTCAGCCGCGCCGCCCAGGCCCGTTCCGCCCCGGCTGCTCGAACCCTTGAACCCAAGCCAGCGCGAAGCGGTGGAGGCGACCGAAGGGCCGGTGCTGGTGCTTGCGGGCGCCGGCACCGGCAAGACCCGGGTGCTGACCACGCGGCTCGCCTATCTCCTGCTGTCGGGACGGGCGCGCCCGAACGAAATTCTCGCCGTCACCTTCACCAACAAGGCCGCGCGCGAAATGCGCGAACGGGTCGCAAGGCTCCTCGGCCGTCCGGTCGAAGGCTGGTGGGTCGGCACGTTTCACGCGCTCGCCGCCCGGATATTGCGCGCGCACGCCGAGGCGGTCGGGTTGCGTTCGGATTACACGATCCTCGACGAAGACGACCAGGTCCGCCTGCTCAAGCAGCTGATCGAGGCGCGCCATCTCGATGAAAAGCGCTGGCCGGCGCGCGCGCTCAACGCCGTGATCCAGCGCTGGAAGGATCGCGGATTGACTCCGGCGCGCGTCTCGTCGGCGGAAGGCGCCGGCGCGGCCGACGGGCGCGCGCTCGAAATCTACGCCGATTATCAGGAGCGGCTGAAGGCGCTCAACGCGGCCGATTTCGGCGACCTTTTGCTGCACAATCTGGAAATCTTCCGCACCGTTCCGGAGATCGCGGCGCGCTATCAACGGCAATTCCGCTATCTCCTGGTCGACGAATACCAGGACAGCAACGTGGCCCAGTACCTATGGCTGCGTCTGCTCGCCCAGAAGCACCGCAACCTCTGCTGCGTCGGCGATGACGACCAGTCGATCTATTCCTGGCGCGGCGCCGAAATCGGCAACATCCTCCGCTTCGAGGCCGATTTTCCCGGCGCCCGGGTGGTCCGGCTCGAACGCAACTACCGCTCGACGCCGCACATCCTTGCCGCCGCGTCCGGACTGATCGCCCACAACCGCGGCCGGCTCGGCAAGACGCTGTGGACCGATTCCGACGACGCCGGGGAAAAAATCCGCATCATCGGCGTCTGGGACGGCGAGGCGGAAGCCCGCGCCGTGTGCGAGGAAATCGAATCGCTCCACGGCCGGGGCCATGCCCTCAACGACATGGCGATTCTGGTGCGGGCCTCGTTTCAGACCCGCGAATTCGAGGAAAGGCTGGTCTCGCTCGCGATCCCTTACCGGGTGGTGGGCGGCATGCGGTTCTACGAGCGCGCCGAAATTCGCGACGGTCTCGCCTACCTGCGCGTAGTCGCGCAGCCGGCCGACGATCTCGCCTTCGAGCGGATCGTCAACGTGCCCCGGCGCGGCCTCGGCCCGGCGACGCTGCAAACCGTTCATCTGCTGGCCCGCAACGAAGGCTTGCCGCTGCTCGAATCGGCGCGCCGCCTCGTCGCCACCGACGAACTGAAGCCCAAGGTCCGCTCGACGCTCGCGGCCCTGGTGCGCGATTTCGACCGCTGGCGCGGCTTGGTCGGCGCGGTTCCGCACGGCGAGCTCGCCGGCCAGGTGCTGGAGGAATCCGGGTACGTCGCCATGCTCAAGGCCGACCGTTCGCCGGAAGCGCCCGGGCGGCTCGAAAACCTGAAGGAACTGGTCGCGGCGATCGAGGAATTCGGTTCGCTCGGCGCGTTTCTCGAACACGTCGCGCTGGTGACCGACAATGACGCCGCCGACAGCGAGGACAAGGTGTCGTTGATGACGCTCCACGGCGCCAAGGGCTTGGAGTTCGCCACCGTGTTCCTGCCCGGTTGGGAAGAGGGCTTGTTCCCCCATCAACGCGCGCTCGACGAAGGCGGAGAAAGCGCGCTGGAAGAGGAACGGCGCCTGGCTTACGTCGGCCTGACGCGGGCGAAGCGGCGCGCCTACATCACCTTCGCCGCCAACCGGCGCGTCTACAACCAATGGCAGACCGCGTTATCTTCGCGCTTCATCGCCGAATTGCCCGAGGAGCACGTCCAGCACACGGCCGAAGCCGGCCTTTACAGCCGCTCCGGCGGCGGCGCTTGGCACGACCGCGGACGGCGGAACGGCCTCGCCGAAGAAGGCGTGGCCGACGGCCGCAGCGCCCTTCGCCGCGCTTGGAACGCGCGGGTCTCCGGGCGCGCGGCCGACGTCGAGCGGCACTTCGCGGTCGGGGCGCGGGTTTTTCATCCCAAGTTCGGCTACGGACGGATTCGCTCCACCGACGGCGACCGGCTCGAGATCGACTTCGAGAAGGCGGGCGCGAAGCGCGTTCTCGCCGGTTTCGTCGAAAACGCCTGA
- a CDS encoding serine protease — protein MTFAPSMPPAAGRAVVVAFIASLLAPAAFAASAPGPSSSGAAPTSAGDPTKAVVGVHALVPPEARSARTLGTERDGSGILIRDDNLIVTIGYLLMEAHTVEVIAADGRRIPATIVAYDAESGFGLVRPVRALEASPVRLGDSDALKTADQVIALSRAGGQALASAARVMSRRTFAGYWEYLLDNAIFTAPPHPTFGGAALLAEDGSLVGVGSLFVNDSAEAETFSPGNMFVPINDLKPILAELAAHGGRSSPPKPWLGVYSAETQGRIVVTRVADDSPAKSAGLRAGDTIVGIDGRKVQSLADLYRRAWALGPAGVDIPLDVLKASGDEAKIERVMIRSIDRSKWLRTHKGF, from the coding sequence ATGACCTTCGCCCCCTCGATGCCGCCTGCGGCCGGCCGCGCCGTCGTCGTGGCCTTCATCGCCTCGCTTTTGGCGCCCGCCGCGTTCGCGGCCAGCGCGCCGGGTCCTTCGTCTTCCGGCGCCGCGCCGACATCGGCCGGCGATCCGACCAAGGCCGTCGTCGGGGTGCACGCCCTGGTGCCGCCCGAAGCGCGCAGTGCCCGCACCCTCGGCACCGAGCGCGACGGCAGCGGCATCCTGATCCGCGACGACAATCTGATCGTGACCATCGGCTATCTGTTGATGGAGGCGCACACGGTCGAGGTCATCGCCGCCGACGGCCGCCGGATTCCCGCCACCATCGTCGCCTACGACGCCGAAAGCGGTTTCGGCCTGGTGCGCCCGGTGCGCGCGCTCGAGGCGAGCCCGGTTCGGCTCGGCGATTCGGACGCGCTCAAGACCGCCGACCAGGTCATCGCCCTTTCGCGCGCGGGCGGTCAGGCGCTCGCCAGCGCGGCGCGGGTGATGTCGCGGCGGACGTTCGCGGGGTATTGGGAGTACCTGCTCGATAACGCCATTTTCACCGCGCCGCCGCATCCGACCTTCGGCGGGGCCGCGCTGCTCGCCGAGGACGGAAGCCTGGTCGGGGTCGGCTCGCTGTTCGTCAACGATTCGGCCGAAGCCGAAACCTTCTCGCCCGGCAACATGTTCGTGCCGATCAACGACTTGAAGCCGATCCTCGCCGAACTGGCCGCCCACGGCGGCCGGTCGAGCCCGCCCAAGCCTTGGCTCGGCGTCTATTCCGCCGAAACCCAGGGTCGGATCGTGGTGACCCGCGTCGCCGACGACAGCCCGGCCAAGAGCGCGGGCCTGCGGGCGGGCGATACCATCGTCGGCATCGACGGCCGCAAGGTGCAGAGCCTCGCCGACCTCTATCGCCGCGCCTGGGCGCTCGGCCCCGCCGGAGTCGACATTCCGCTCGACGTGC